A genomic region of Streptosporangium lutulentum contains the following coding sequences:
- a CDS encoding chitinase, giving the protein MKFRVIARSLVALAAIVLTMMVALPAQAATATAVFTKGSDWGSGYEGRYTVTNGGTTTLNGWSVAFDLPSGANIGSFWDASMSRSGQRFTFTNVGWNGTLAPGATASFGFNGSPGGVTPSNCTLNGAACGGGTTIQVPGRPGTPTATGGANAITLSWGASSGTVTGYRVYEGTTLKTTVTGTGATISGLGTCESHTYTVAAYNATGESTKSDPASATTTGCTVGPLPKHFLTGYWHNFNNAAVELRLSAVPNEYDLVAVSFGEATATPGEVVFGVDPGLSTSLGGYTDAQFKADVQTLHSRGKKVILSVGGELGRVQVASATAATTFADTVYALMQSYGFDGVDIDLENGLNATYMGQALRALRAKAGANLIITMAPQTIDMQSTGGEYFKLALNIKDILTVVHTQFYNSGSMLGCDQMAAYSQGTVNFMTALACIQLENGLRPDQVALGLPAGPGAAGGGIVAPSLVNQALTCLATRTNCGSFVPPRAYPGIRGAMTWSINWDASNNWNFSRTVKPHLATLP; this is encoded by the coding sequence GTGAAGTTTCGCGTCATCGCCCGATCTCTCGTCGCCCTGGCGGCCATCGTCCTGACGATGATGGTCGCGCTCCCGGCACAGGCCGCCACCGCCACCGCCGTGTTCACCAAGGGCTCCGACTGGGGTTCCGGCTACGAGGGCAGGTACACGGTCACCAACGGCGGCACGACCACGCTCAACGGCTGGTCGGTGGCCTTCGATCTGCCGTCCGGGGCCAACATCGGTTCGTTCTGGGACGCCTCGATGAGCCGGAGCGGGCAGCGTTTCACCTTCACCAACGTCGGCTGGAACGGCACCCTGGCCCCCGGCGCGACCGCGAGCTTCGGCTTCAACGGCAGCCCCGGCGGTGTCACCCCGTCCAACTGCACCCTCAACGGCGCCGCCTGCGGCGGCGGCACCACGATCCAGGTTCCCGGCAGGCCCGGCACCCCCACCGCGACCGGCGGCGCGAACGCCATCACATTGAGCTGGGGTGCCTCCAGCGGCACGGTCACCGGTTACCGGGTCTACGAGGGCACGACCCTGAAGACCACCGTCACCGGAACCGGCGCCACCATCTCCGGCCTGGGCACCTGCGAGTCGCACACCTATACCGTCGCCGCCTACAACGCCACCGGCGAGAGCACGAAGAGCGACCCTGCGAGCGCGACCACCACCGGCTGCACCGTCGGCCCGCTGCCCAAGCACTTCCTCACCGGCTACTGGCACAACTTCAACAACGCCGCCGTCGAGCTCAGGCTGTCGGCCGTTCCCAACGAGTACGACCTCGTCGCGGTCTCCTTCGGTGAGGCCACGGCCACCCCGGGAGAGGTCGTCTTCGGCGTCGACCCCGGCCTGTCGACCTCCCTCGGCGGCTACACCGACGCCCAGTTCAAGGCCGACGTGCAGACGCTCCACTCACGCGGCAAGAAGGTCATCCTCTCGGTCGGCGGTGAGCTGGGCCGCGTCCAGGTGGCCAGTGCCACCGCGGCGACCACGTTCGCCGACACCGTCTACGCCCTGATGCAGAGCTACGGCTTCGACGGCGTGGACATCGACCTGGAGAACGGCCTCAACGCCACCTACATGGGCCAGGCGCTGCGGGCGCTGCGCGCGAAGGCGGGCGCGAACCTGATCATCACGATGGCGCCGCAGACCATCGACATGCAGTCCACCGGCGGGGAGTACTTCAAGCTCGCGCTGAACATCAAGGACATCCTCACCGTCGTCCACACCCAGTTCTACAACTCCGGCTCGATGCTCGGCTGCGACCAGATGGCCGCCTACTCGCAGGGCACGGTCAACTTCATGACCGCGCTGGCCTGCATCCAGCTGGAGAACGGCCTGCGCCCCGACCAGGTGGCACTCGGCCTGCCCGCCGGACCCGGCGCGGCCGGCGGCGGAATCGTCGCCCCCTCCCTGGTGAACCAGGCGCTGACCTGTCTGGCCACCCGGACCAACTGCGGAAGTTTCGTGCCGCCCCGCGCCTACCCGGGGATCCGCGGCGCCATGACCTGGTCGATCAACTGGGACGCCTCCAACAACTGGAACTTCTCCAGGACCGTCAAGCCCCACCTGGCCACCCTGCCCTAG